In Panicum virgatum strain AP13 chromosome 4N, P.virgatum_v5, whole genome shotgun sequence, a single window of DNA contains:
- the LOC120669370 gene encoding transcription initiation factor TFIID subunit 11-like: MAISSSSGSNSIGSLFSPSSSSSSASSLDPISESRESTPEYDPTAVHEALAPLHWDAEEFDFEVVSENDEPKTDDEDLWLLFQEEPGENSDDCFSWDRADSSLEEEIDSSSVEEDPMAERAFRFPGSSEEESKEDSDDSGGGWSGDDEASNGSSADESSGSDDDGNDSSGGDVPARSPKRRRH, encoded by the coding sequence ATGgcaatctcctcctcctctggctccaactcaaTCGGCTCTCTTTTctccccctcttcctcgagTTCCTCTGCCTCTTCCCTCGACCCCATCTCTGAGAGCCGGGAATCGACGCCGGAGTATGATCCAACAGCGGTGCATGAGGCactcgctcctctgcattgggacgcagaggagttcgacttcgaagTCGTCTCCGAGAACGACGAACCCAAGACCGACGACGAAGACCTCTGGCTCCTGTTCCAAGAAGAGCCGGGGGAGAACAGCGACGATTGCTTCTCCTGGGACAGAGCAGACTCCtccttggaagaagaaatcgaCTCCTCCTCTGTTGAGGAGGACCCGATGGCCGAAAGGGCCTTCCGGTTCCCTGGCTCCTCCGAGGAGGAAAGCAAGGAAGATAGCGatgacagcggcggcggctggagcggtGACGACGAAGCCAGCAACGGCAGCAGCGCCGATGAGAGCAGCGGCAGCGATGATGATGGCAACGACAGCAGCGGCGGAGATgtaccggcgcgaagccccaagcgccgtaggcacTAG